A stretch of the Lolium perenne isolate Kyuss_39 chromosome 3, Kyuss_2.0, whole genome shotgun sequence genome encodes the following:
- the LOC127341583 gene encoding polynucleotide 5'-hydroxyl-kinase NOL9, with protein MGKRRRSIKKQPESPPPPASPATHAPCPVPSPIPSPVPPAPEQAPEVLVPPDWASAAAFISSDIPPPVVLVCGPANSGKSTFSRLLINSLLPRYGRVGYLDTDVGQPEFSPPGCLSVHVVDEPIADLRYPVFREAERCCFYGDISSKRDPETYLNSLFLLYTYFVEKYRSPGSEVLPLIVNTPGWVKGTGFDMLVEMLRYICPTVVVQIRTRMQRKNLPDGMFWLDDGQAGPNVIIIDAACHKSLSGESLKRKDGGGTRERRLVEYFKQCFPSDISLATNKELAYALASLPPYEVSFSDVTVTHLHYEVPRTEIWRSLNATIVGLANSCDTAQAVPWCVGLGIVRGIDVQRGLLYVITPVPVDCLQNIDLLLQGLIDIPRSIMQVKGCISPYMSTNLRDTIRERDLYARNLNSPLVIQNGDCNTDDSDSDADM; from the exons ATGGGGAAGCGCCGGCGGTCGATAAAGAAGCAGCCGGAatcgccacctcctcccgcatccCCAGCCACCCACGCGCCATGTCCCGTACCAAGCCCCATCCCCAGCCCTGTCCCGCCGGCTCCGGAGCAGGCGCCGGAAGTTCTGGTCCCTCCGGACTGGGCCTCGGCCGCCGCCTTCATCTCCTCCGACATCCCGCCGCCGGTCGTCCTCGTGTGCGGCCCCGCCAACAGCGGCAAGTCGACCTTCTCCCGCCTCCTCATCAACTCGCTGCTCCCCAG GTACGGGAGGGTCGGGTACTTGGACACCGACGTCGGGCAGCCGGAGTTCTCGCCGCCGGGATGCCTCTCTGTACACGTCGTCGACGAACCTATTGCAG ATTTGCGGTATCCAGTTTTTCGGGAGGCTGAAAG GTGCTGCTTTTATGGTGATATATCTTCAAAAAGGGATCCAGAAACATACCTGAACTCTTTGTTTCTCTTGTATACCTACTTTGTTGAAAAATATCGATCTCCTGGGAGTGAAGTCCTTCCTTTAATAGTCAACACTCCTGGATGGGTGAAAg GCACTGGTTTTGATATGCTTGTAGAGATGCTAAGGTATATCTGTCCCACAGTTGTTGTTCAGATACGCACCAGAATGCAGAGAAAGAATCTACCTGATGGGATGTTTTGGTTAGATGATGGTCAAGCAGGACCCAATGTGATTATAATTGATGCTGCATGTCACAAATCCTTATCTGGAGA ATCGTTAAAAAGGAAAGATGGGGGTGGAACGCGTGAACGCCGCCTAGTGGAGTACTTTAAACAATGTTTTCCAAGTGACATATCACTAGCAACAAATAAAGAGCTTGCTTATGCCCTAGCGTCACTCCCACCCTATGAAGTATCATTTTCAGATGTTACAGTTACCCATCTTCATTATGAG GTACCCCGTACCGAGATATGGCGTAGCCTGAATGCTACCATAGTTGGCTTGGCAAATAGTTGTGACACAGCTCAGGCAGTCCCTTGGTGTGTTGGGCTTG GTATCGTAAGAGGCATTGATGTGCAAAGAGGCTTGTTATACGTCATCACTCCTGTTCCTGTTGATTGTCTTCAAAACATAGATCTGCTGCTGCAGGGGCTAATTGATATACCGAGATCAATAATGCAG GTCAAGGGATGCATCTCGCCATACATGTCGACGAATTTACGGGACACGATAAGGGAGAGGGATTTGTATGCGAGGAATTTGAATAGCCCACTGGTTATTCAGAATGGCGATTGCAACACTGACGATTCTGACTCGGATGCGGATATGTAA
- the LOC127341584 gene encoding 17.5 kDa class II heat shock protein, producing the protein MEGRVFGLETPLMTALQHLLDIPDNEAGNAGGEKQGPTRAYVRDARAMAATPADVKELPGAYAFVVDMPGLGSGDINVQVEDERVLVISGERQREEKEDAKYLRMERRMGKLMRKFVLPDNADMEKISAVCRDGVLTVSVEKLPPPEPKKPKTIQVQVA; encoded by the coding sequence ATGGAGGGCAGGGTGTTCGGGCTGGAGACCCCGCTGATGACGGCGCTGCAGCACCTGCTCGACATCCCGGACAATGAGGCCGGCAACGCCGGCGGCGAGAAGCAGGGCCCGACGCGCGCCTACGTCCGCGACGCGCGCGCCATGGCGGCGACCCCGGCCGACGTGAAGGAGCTCCCCGGCGCGTACGCGTTCGTGGTGGACATGCCGGGGCTCGGGTCCGGCGACATCAACGTGCAGGTGGAGGACGAGCGGGTGCTGGTCATCAGCGGCGAGCGCCAGAGGGAGGAGAAGGAGGACGCGAAGTACCTGCGCATGGAGCGCCGGATGGGGAAGCTGATGCGCAAGTTCGTGCTGCCCGATAACGCCGACATGGAGAAGATCTCCGCGGTTTGCCGCGACGGCGTGCTCACCGTGTCCGTGGAGAAGCTGCCGCCGCCCGAGCCTAAGAAGCCCAAGACCATCCAGGTCCAGGTCGCCTGA